GTGCTGCCAGCCAATATGGTCATGACCGCGATGCCAATAGCCAATATTATGGATAATAAGCCTCTGGTGAACATTTTACCGTTTGGCATGTGCAACTCCCTGGCTAATCCGACTGTGGCTGCCGCTACTGCCGCTGCGTTTGGCGTGCTGACCCCCATGCCCTGCCTACCTGTGACCGCTGCTCCCTGGGTTCCCGGCTCACCAACCGTGCTCGTCGCCAACATGCCCGCTCTGAACAATTCCTCCAAGTGCATGTGCAAC
Above is a genomic segment from Paenibacillus sp. HWE-109 containing:
- a CDS encoding DUF4280 domain-containing protein, translating into MVLPANMVMTAMPIANIMDNKPLVNILPFGMCNSLANPTVAAATAAAFGVLTPMPCLPVTAAPWVPGSPTVLVANMPALNNSSKCMCNWGGVIQIQHPGQMTIQVP